A genome region from Carya illinoinensis cultivar Pawnee chromosome 2, C.illinoinensisPawnee_v1, whole genome shotgun sequence includes the following:
- the LOC122296129 gene encoding probable indole-3-acetic acid-amido synthetase GH3.1, producing MAVDSQLSSPLGPPACDKDSKALQFIEEMTRETGAVQERVLGEILIRNAETEYLRRFQLNGATDRDTFKSKVPVVTYEDLQPDIQRIANGDRSSIFSAHPISEFLTSSGTSAGERKLMPTIHEELDRRQLLYSLLMPVMNQYVSGLDKGKGLYFLFVKAETKTSGGLLARPVLTSYYKSEHFKTRPYDPYNVYTSPNEAILCADSFQSMYTQMLCGLLMREEVLRVGAVFASGLLRAIRFLQLHWQQLAHDISSGALNPKITDPSVRDCMSKLIVKPNPELSKFITQECSGENWEGIITRIWPNTKYLDVIVTGAMAQYIPTLEYYGGGLPLSCTMYASSECYFGLNLKPMSSPSEVSYTIMPNMCYCEFLPHEPDAPAVSCDSPPELVDLADVEVGKQYELIITTYAGLCRYRVGDILQVTDFHNSAPQFRFIRRKNVLLSIDSDKTDEAELQKAIDNASALLKEFNTSVVEYTSYADTKSIPGHYVLYWELLVKDPANSPTHEVLNLCCLAMEESLNSVYRQSRVADNSIGPLEIRVLENGTFEELMDYAISRGASINQYKVPRCVNSSPIVELLDSRVASVHFSPAPPQWNPERR from the exons ATGGCAGTTGATTCACAACTCTCCTCCCCGCTTGGCCCTCCGGCGTGCGACAAGGATTCCAAGGCGCTTCAGTTCATCGAGGAGATGACGAGGGAAACAGGCGCTGTCCAGGAGAGGGTTTTGGGGGAGATACTGATTCGGAACGCCGAGACTGAGTACCTCAGGAGGTTCCAGCTCAATGGAGCTACGGACCGAGACACGTTCAAGTCGAAAGTCCCTGTCGTTACTTATGAGGATCTTCAGCCTGACATCCAGCGTATTGCTAATGGTGACCGATCCTCCATCTTTTCGGCTCACCCCATTTCTGAGTTCCTCACCAG CTCTGGGACTTCGGCTGGTGAGAGGAAACTAATGCCGACGATTCATGAAGAGTTGGACCGTCGCCAGCTATTGTACAGTCTTCTCATGCCGGTGATGAACCA ATACGTTTCCGGTTTAGACAAAGGGAAGGGACTCTACTTCTTGTTCGTTAAGGCAGAAACAAAGACTTCCGGTGGGCTCTTGGCACGTCCGGTGCTCACCAGCTACTACAAGAGCGAACATTTCAAGACCAGGCCGTATGACCCTTACAACGTCTACACCAGCCCGAATGAGGCTATTCTCTGCGCCGACTCGTTTCAGAGCATGTACACCCAGATGCTCTGCGGTCTCCTTATGCGCGAAGAGGTTCTCCGGGTCGGTGCTGTGTTTGCCTCAGGCCTGCTAAGAGCCATCCGGTTCCTACAACTTCACTGGCAACAACTGGCCCATGACATCTCTAGTGGAGCTTTAAACCCTAAAATTACGGACCCTTCTGTCCGGGATTGCATGTCCAAATTAATTGTCAAACCCAATCCCGAACTCTCCAAGTTCATAACCCAAGAGTGTTCAGGAGAGAACTGGGAAGGTATAATCACAAGAATTTGGCCTAACACGAAATACCTAGACGTGATTGTAACGGGTGCAATGGCTCAGTACATACCCACTCTTGAATATTACGGCGGAGGGCTACCCCTTTCATGCACTATGTATGCCTCCTCCGAATGCTACTTTGGGCTTAACCTCAAGCCAATGTCCAGTCCTTCTGAGGTGTCCTACACTATCATGCCAAACATGTGTTACTGCGAGTTCTTGCCACACGAGCCGGACGCTCCAGCTGTATCTTGTGACTCGCCTCCAGAGCTTGTTGACCTTGCCGACGTCGAAGTTGGGAAACAATACGAGCTCATAATCACCACCTATGCCGGGCTTTGTCGCTACCGAGTGGGCGACATCCTCCAAGTCACCGATTTCCACAACTCGGCTCCCCAGTTTCGCTTCATAAGAAGAAAGAACGTGTTGTTGAGCATCGACTCGGACAAGACGGACGAAGCGGAGTTGCAAAAGGCTATCGATAATGCATCAGCGCTCCTAAAGGAATTCAACACAAGTGTGGTCGAGTACACGAGCTATGCAGACACAAAATCAATACCAGGACACTATGTACTTTACTGGGAGTTGCTGGTGAAAGACCCGGCTAACTCTCCGACTCATGAGGTCCTGAACCTATGCTGCTTAGCCATGGAGGAGTCTCTGAACTCGGTATACAGACAAAGCCGCGTTGCAGACAACTCGATCGGTCCCCTTGAGATTAGGGTGCTCGAGAATGGCACCTTTGAAGAGCTCATGGATTATGCAATCTCCCGGGGTGCATCTATCAACCAGTACAAAGTTCCAAGGTGCGTGAACTCCTCCCCGATCGTGGAACTCCTCGACTCCAGAGTGGCCTCGGTGCATTTCAGCCCTGCCCCGCCGCAATGGAACCCCGAACGACGTTGA